Proteins co-encoded in one Fusarium fujikuroi IMI 58289 draft genome, chromosome FFUJ_chr06 genomic window:
- a CDS encoding related to hsp70 protein: MSNRRIVVSIDFGTTYSGVAWADTTRPDVQHVLTEWPSAGSSKSSPKVPTELRRVATGWQWGFQIPESAKRIRYFKLKLDDPAQITKEGESAKDLTKVYLSCLHEHFVSLLEKRLSSSVVKSTPMDFVVTVPAIWSPKAKQSTEQAAAMAGFCGNQRIQLISEPEAAALYTLKTLSPSTLQVGRKFVVCDAGGGTVDLISYQVTKIGRVEVKEVTEGTGGKCGSSMLNMRFRRHLKQTHGDKYWTDERLVIALSEFESFKKTFSPKGEPLTLKVDPSLGLRRNRYTMTQDDMKIKIFEPIMKDVVCLIKEQIKMAGDGVAAVIMVGGFGQSRYLKSRVRDAISSRTDVLQPESGWTAVVKGAAMHGLSRYQPAGTRVEVASRIARRSYGTCLMTKYDMMKHNPREAFWSEKEQETVVSEMCWFIQKGESYPEGKPSRIEYQCDLPVMLGHVPQTEIDIYSNNNDGKAPVHLDETTQHIGTLSLDLRKIPEAVKRTAKIRRMGWHRYYCLKGAIEAVYGSAEITYTVKLGGITHDMISVRYER; this comes from the exons ATGAGCAACCGCAGAATCGTTGTATCCATAGATTTTGGAACGACATACTCAGGTGTCGCTTGGGCTGACACAACTCGG CCTGATGTTCAGCATGTCTTGACAGAATGGCCCTCGGCCGGCTCTTCGAAGAGCAGTCCCAAAGTACCAACTGAGCTCCGGAGAGTAGCAACTGGGTGGCAGTGGGGATTTCAGATTCCCGAGTCTGCGAAGAGGATCAGGTATTTCAAGCT AAAGTTGGATGATCCAGCCCAGATCACCAAGGAGGGAGAATCGGCAAAAGACCTGACCAAGGTCTATCTATCATGCCTCCATGAGCATTTCGTCAGCCTACTTGAGAAGAGACTATCGTCGAGTGTGGTAAAATCAACACCCATGGACTTTGTCGTCACAGTCCCCGCTATTTGGTCgccaaaagcaaagcaatCGACGGAGCAGGCCGCAGCCATGGCAGGATTTTGTGGTAATCAGAGGATCCAGCTCATATCAGAACCG GAGGCAGCCGCTTTGTACACCCTCAAGACCCTTAGCCCCTCTACATTACAAGTAGGTCGAAAATTTGTTGTTTGCGATGCGGGAGGCGGCACCGTTGACTTGATCTCTTATCAAGTAACCAAAATAGGCAGAGTTGAAGTAAAAGAAGTCACAGAGGGTACAGGCGGGAAGTGCGGTTCATCCATGCTGAATATGCGCTTTCGTCGGCATCTGAAACAAACTCATGGAGACAAGTACTGGACTGATGAGAGACTCGTAATAGCTTTGAGTGAGTTCGAGTCG TTTAAGAAGACCTTTTCTCCCAAGGGCGAACCTTTGACTCTCAAAGTCGATCCCAGTCTTGGCCTACGACGGAACCGATACACTATGACACAAGACGATATGAAAATCAAAATTTTTGAGCCCATCATGAAGGATGTTGTTTGTCTTATCAAGGAACAGATCAAGATGGCGGGAGATGGTGTCGCCGCTGTGATCATGGTTGGAGGATTCGGGCAAAGTCGATATTTGAAGTCACGCGTACGTGATGCAATATCTAGCCGAACCGATGTTCTTCAACCAGAAAGTGGCTGGACTGCGGTGGTAAAAGGTGCCGCGATGCATGGGCTCAGTCGATATCAGCCCGCAGGCACCCGGGTGGAGGTTGCATCTCGAATTGCAAGACGATCGTACGGTACATGCTTGATGACGAAATACGATATGATGAAACACAACCCCAGAGAAGC GTTCTGGTCGGAAAAGGAGCAAGAAACAGTTGTCTCAGAAATGTGTTGGTTTATTCAGAAG GGTGAGTCCTACCCAGAAGGCAAACCGTCGCGGATAGAATACCAATGCGATCTCCCGGTAATGCTTGGCCACGTGCCACAAACCGAGATCGATATTTACAGCAACAATAATGACGGAAAAGCTCCCGTCCATCTCGACGAAACTACGCAGCACATCGGAACGCTCTCACTTGACCTAAGAAAGATCCCAGAAGCAGTCAAAAGAACCGCGAAGATCAGACGAATGGGTTGGCATCGGTACTATTGTTTGAAAGGGGCTATCGAAGCCGTGTACGGGTCAGCGGAGATCACGTACACAGTCAAACTTGGAG GAATAACACATGACATGATCAGTGTTCGCTATGAACGTTGA
- a CDS encoding probable methylcrotonoyl-CoA carboxylase biotin carboxylase chain, with translation MRSTLRANRRLPLKPLTRFLSTSASSASVSSVASSSSAPKHTPINSVLIANRGEIAIRINRTAERLGIRATTVYTDVDVGSWHASSGFQSLALGPANAYLDGEKIIALAKQNGIQALHPGYGFLSENSKFAERCEEEGIVFVGPPASAMADMGHKARSKEIMTAANVPCVPGYHGADQGEQELLEHAKNITFPVLLKSVRGGGGKGMRIVLTEEEFLTQLRSARAEAKASFGEGGEVMLVEKYIIRPRHVEVQVFADKWGNTVALGERDCSVQRRHQKILEESPAPDLDLATRHDLWDKARKAASAVGYVGAGTVEFILDKDTNKFYFMEMNTRLQVEHPVTEMVTGLDLVEWQFRVAAGEKLPLSQEEVEVQMNERGAAIEARIYAENPEKGFIPDSGKLVRAYLPAELQNEDVRLDWGFRSGNTISEAYDGMIAKLIVRGDTRERAIAKLESVLRSYEIVGVATNIEFLKRLCETDAFVAGDVETGFIDKWREELFKPRPIKNEVVAQAALGMINLELRNSSPHGLTLGFGETNNIGERKLSFKILDGYSKEEGEVVEASVTQTGRNLYNVAVHRKGDEAPQVFTNIACQPEPEGEVMKLESYFPLERIQSSVVPQHTDNDTKVTVFQHGVKTDLVLLPPKWYEKALGLKESSASVAAPMPCKILKNEVVEGQTVQKGAPLVVIESMKMETIIRSPQDGIIKKLAHKEGDICKAGTVLVLFEESETKDGES, from the exons ATGCGTTCCACACTTCGCGCAAACCGTCGACTTCCTTTGAAGCCCCTCACTCGATTCCTCTCAACATCTGCGTCAAGCGCTTCTGTATCTTCAGtggcttcctcatcatctgcaCCAAAGCACACACCCATCAATTCTGTCCTTATCGCCAACCGTGGTGAGATCGCCATCCGTATCAACCGGACTGCTGAGCGCCTTGGCATTCGAGCCACAACCGTCTATACAGATGTTGACGTTGGCTCATGGCATGCTTCTTCGGGGTTCCAGTCTTTGGCGCTAGGTCCCGCAAACGCCTATCTTGACGGTGAGAAAATCATTGCTCTAGCGAAGCAAAATGGAATCCAGGCACTCCATCCCGGCTATGGTTTCCTATCCGAAAACTCCAAGTTCGCAGAGCGTTGCGAAGAGGAAGGCATCGTGTTTGTCGGACCACCCGCTAGTGCCATGGCCGACATGGGACATAAGGCCCGCAGTAAAGAAATTATGACAGCTGCAAATGTTCCCTGTGTGCCAGGGTATCATGGAGCAGACCAGGGCGAGCAAGAACTCCTGGAGCATGCCAAAAACATCACTTTCCCGGTGCTCCTCAAGAGTGTACGAGGAGGTGGAGGCAAGGGAATGCGAATCGTCCTgactgaggaggagttcttgACGCAACTCAGAAGTGCCCGTGCCGAAGCCAAGGCCTCATTTGGTGAAGGAGGCGAGGTCATGCTAGTGGAGAAGTACATCATTCGACCAAGGCACGTTGAGGTGCAAGTCTTTGCCGACAAATGGGGCAATACCGTTGCGCTTGGTGAGCGAGACTGCAGTGTTCAGCGTCGGCATCAAAAGATCCTCGAAGAGTCCCCAGCTCCAGATCTAGATCTGGCAACTCGACACGATCTCTGGGATAAGGCGAGAAaagcagcctcagcagttGGGTATGTCGGCGCTGGCACTGTTGAGTTTATCCTCGACAAGGATACCAACAAATTCTATTTCATGGAAATGAACACTCGACTTCAAGTGGAGCATCCTGTCACGGAGATGGTGACTGGCCTGGATCTAGTCGAATGGCAATTCCGAGTTGCTGCAGGCGAAAAGCTTCCACTCTCCCAAGAAGAGGTGGAAGTACAGATGAATGAGAGGGGTGCCGCCATTGAAGCACGAATTTATGCCGAAAATCCTGAGAAGGGCTTTATTCCCGACTCCGGCAAATTAGTGAGAGCTTATCTCCCTGCTGAACTACAGAACGAGGATGTTCGCCTGGATTGGGGATTCCGATCTGGTAATACTATCTCTGAAGCATACGACGGCATGATCGCCAAACTTATTGTGCGAGGCGATACGAGAGAACGTGCTATCGCCAAATTGGAGAGCGTTCTACGCTCATACGAaattgttggtgttgctacAAATATCGAATTCCTCAAGCGGCTTTGCGAGACCGATGCCTTTGTGGCTGGAGACGTGGAAACGGGCTTCATCGACAAGTGGCGAGAGGAGCTTTTCAAACCCCGACCTATCAAGAATGAGGTTGTCGCCCAAGCAGCCCTCGGGATGATCAACCTTGAACTTCGAAATTCTAGCCCCCATGGCTTGACACTTGGCTTTGGTGAAACAAACAACATCGGGGAACGAAAGCTGAGCTTTAAAATCCTGGATGGGTATAGCAAGGAAGAGGGCGAGGTCGTCGAGGCCAGCGTGACACAGACAGGTCGAAACCTTTACAACGTTGCTGTCCACCGAAAAGGTGACGAGGCACCCCAAGTATTCACAAATATTGCCTGCCAGCCCGAGCCCGAAGGTGAAGTGATGAAACTCGAGTCATACTTCCCCCTTGAGCGAATTCAATCCTCCGTGGTCCCTCAACACACAGACAATGACACAAAGGTTACTGTTTTCCAGCATGGCGTGAAAACAGATCTTGTCCTTCTACCGCCCAAGTGGTACGAGAAGGCTCTTGGGCTCAAGGAGTCAAGTGCCTCAGTTGCAGCGCCGATGCCGTGCAAGATATTGAAGAACGAAGTGGTGGAGGGTCAAACTGTGCAAAAGGGAGCACCGCTTGTGGT AATTGAGTCAATGAAGATGGAAACTATTATCCGGTCGCCGCAGGATGGCATAATTAAGAAGCTCGCACATAAAGAAGGG GATATTTGCAAGGCTGGTACAGTACTTGTACTATTTGAAGAGAGCGAAACAAAGGATGGAGAGTCATGA
- a CDS encoding related to pyridoxamine phosphate oxidase: MTTNPASRKTTNLIANPNVSLLVHDWVSHRPPTHGRRPSGGSPGPEHRSSLASLLLNLNTSALSSISATIGGAARLVPGGTEEEKYYREQHLENNTFDESAAQPFQRDSGPVEDGGRSCFVAGEEVRVVSVDIKDVRISDWKGTVRDWAIVPEGNLVNGTQQE, encoded by the exons atgactACGAACCCGGCATCACGAAAGACCACAAACTTGATCGCCAACCCCAATGTATCTCTTCTTGTCCACGATT GGGTCTCCCATCGACCACCTACTCACGGCCGCCGACCGTCTGGTGGCTCTCCTGGCCCAGAGCACCGATCGAGTCTCGCCTCACTCCTCTTGAACCTCAACACTTCAGCACTCTCTAGCATCAGTGCAACCATAGGAGGTGCCGCTCGCCTAGTACCTGGCGGAACAGAGGAGGAAAAGTATTACCGCGAGCAGCATCTGGAGAACAATACTTTCGATGAGTCCGCAGCTCAGCCGTTCCAGCGGGACAGTGGACCTGTCGAGGATGGAGGCCGCAGCTGCTTCGTAGCCGGTGAGGAAGTAAGAGTTGTTTCGGTCGATATCAAGGATGTACGCATCAGCGATTGGAAGGGCACTGTAAGAGACTGGGCCATCGTGCCGGAAGGTAACCTGGTCAATGGAACTCAGCAAGAATGA
- a CDS encoding related to ZSP1 Zinc Sensitive Phenotype 1 — protein MASWKSFSVPSFRLTQLAQDAYELPLQTLANTHESHPSIGHLCLLVFEAVLEVVCVSLPGYIVARLGHFDAEKQKFLANLNVMLFTPCLIFTKLASQLNAEKLSDLAIIPVIFVVQTFVSWVVSYVVAKLFRFNRRASNFVTAMGVFGNSNSLPISLVLSLSQTLKGLHWDKVPGDNDDEVGARGILYLLIFQQLGQLVRWSWGYHVLLAPKDKYPEYREEIAEEGQRYHDDENQDDYQSAALIDGLDGETEDEGDSHSIDSQNYDPAGRTPVANASRVSLAVSSDDEYLPKKPHFKNNQEQPNVVAPLNGNEGSMDSFPRVPALEDQEEPTGIADRTKSAIKSPFIRFGKATSQTLGNWYQKSPAPVKSCLKFSKRVAGKFNNFIWEFMNPPLWAMLIAILVASIPALQRLFFEEGSFVQNSVTNAVRSSGDVAVPLILVVLGANLARNTMAKDEALDPEEERIGNKLLIASLLCRMVLPTAIMAPMLALMAKYVPVSILDDPIFVIVCFLLTGAPSALQLAQICQINSVFEKTMGRILFQSYVIWILPSTLILVMMALEVVEWAR, from the exons ATGGCTTCTTGGAAATCGTTCTCGGTTCCGTCGTTTCGGCTGACGCAGCTCGCTCAAGATGCCTATGAACTGCCCCTACAAACACTCGCCAACACCCATGAATCGCACCCATCCATCGGGCATCTTTGCCTTCTCGTGTTCGAGGCTGTCCTTGAAGTAGTATGTGTCAGCCTACCTGGCTACATCGTTGCGCGTCTTGGCCACTTCGATGCCGAGAAGCAGAAATTCTTGGCAAATCTAAATGTGATGCTATTCACGCCATGCTTGA TTTTCACCAAGCTCGCCTCCCAGCTTAACGCTGAGAAGCTATCCGATCTCGCCATCATCCcggtcatcttcgtcgtccaaACGTTTGTATCATGGGTTGTATCATATGTCGTCGCAAAGTTGTTCCGATTCAACAGGAGGGCATCCAACTTCGTCACAGCGATGGGTGTATTCGGAAACTCCAACTCGTTACCCATATCTCTTGTTTTGTCACTCTCTCAAACGCTGAAAGGTCTGCATTGGGACAAAGTTCCTGGCGATAATGATGACGAAGTTGGCGCGCGTGGTATCCTTtatctcctcatcttccagcAGCTTGGTCAGCTCGTTCGGTGGAGTTGGGGTTAccatgtccttcttgcccCTAAGGATAAATACCCCGAGTACCGCGAGGAGATTGCCGAGGAAGGTCAGCGTTAtcacgatgatgagaatCAGGATGACTACCAGAGTGCGGCTCTgattgatggccttgacggAGAAACAGAGGACGAGGGAGACAGCCATAGCATCGACTCGCAAAATTATGATCCTGCTGGCCGTACCCCTGTGGCAAATGCCTCACGAGTTTCACTGGCAGTCTCTAGCGACGACGAATATTTGCCCAAAAAGCCGCATTTCAAGAATAACCAAGAACAACCGAATGTTGTTGCTCCCCTTAATGGAAATGAAGGTAGCATGGATTCCTTCCCCCGTGTCCCGGCATTGGAGGATCAGGAGGAGCCCACTGGCATCGCGGACCGGACTAAATCTGCCATTAAATCGCCCTTCATCCGTTTCGGAAAGGCAACATCCCAAACCCTCGGCAACTGGTACCAGAAGTCTCCAGCTCCTGTCAAATCTTGCTTGAAATTTTCGAAGCGTGTGGCCGGGAAATTCAACAACTTTATCTGGGAATTCATGAACCCCCCTCTCTGGGCCATGTTGATTGCCATCCTCGTTGCCTCTATTCCGGCTCTTCAACGACTCTTCTTTGAGGAGGGCTCTTTCGTCCAGAATAGTGTGACCAACGCCGTTCGCTCTAGCGGAGATGTGGCTGTCCCACTGATCCTCGTTGTTCTCGGCGCCAATCTTGCTCGTAATACCATGGCTAAAGATGAGGCTTTAGACCCTGAGGAAGAGCGCATCGGCAACAAACTTCTTATTGCCTCCCTTCTTTGCCGTATGGTTCTACCGactgccatcatggctcctATGCTTGCGCTCATGGCCAAATATGTACCCGTTAGCATTCTTGACGATCCAATTTTTGTTATCGTTTGTTTCTTGCTCACAGGAGCTCCCAGCGCCCTCCAGCTTGCTCAAATTTGTCAAATCAACAGTGTGTTTGAGAAGACAATGGGCAGAATCCTGTTCCAGAGCTATGTCATCTG GATTCTTCCCTCTACTCTCATTTTGGTAATGATGGCcctcgaggttgttgagtGGGCTCGATGA